A region from the Sandaracinus amylolyticus genome encodes:
- a CDS encoding efflux RND transporter periplasmic adaptor subunit: MSETTREIPGLRAMAIVRWMLLVAIAALAAGTWWTYVLREEPASEGEARFYCPMHPQIRSATPGTCPICYMRLEPIPDETTGAHDHAEHAEEPPPSVEPVAVMLTTERVQRAGIATEVVRRVPLERSARWAAVIEAREGARAEVRVRADAFVERLVVREPGVRVRAGQVLAHVYAPDVLRAAEELRVARRWPAIPGAEHAETPPVDAALRERLVLLGVSDPDIDALIAGSSRTVPLRAPIAGHVTAIGATRGGYATPETALFEITDLSQVRVVASASASELDLRDGDAQFVSRDGGDPIALALELIEPRVETDTRTARVRFLARNPDVTLLPGAIGEVRIEGTTSEQLVVSRDAVIDTGESRYVFVAREGGLFEPRRVELGALIGEHRVITSGLEPGERVVIRGAFVLDSESRLHAALAPSEAGE, from the coding sequence GAGGAGCCGGCGAGCGAGGGCGAAGCGCGCTTCTACTGCCCGATGCACCCGCAGATCCGCTCGGCGACGCCCGGGACCTGCCCGATCTGTTACATGCGGCTCGAGCCGATCCCCGACGAGACGACCGGCGCGCACGATCACGCGGAGCACGCAGAGGAGCCTCCGCCGAGCGTCGAGCCCGTCGCGGTGATGCTCACGACCGAGCGCGTGCAGCGCGCAGGGATCGCGACCGAGGTCGTGCGTCGCGTGCCGCTCGAGCGGTCGGCGCGATGGGCCGCGGTGATCGAGGCGCGCGAGGGCGCGCGCGCCGAGGTGCGAGTCCGCGCCGACGCGTTCGTGGAGCGGCTCGTGGTGCGCGAGCCCGGCGTGCGCGTTCGCGCGGGCCAAGTGCTCGCGCACGTGTACGCGCCCGACGTCTTGCGCGCCGCGGAGGAGCTGCGCGTCGCGCGGCGCTGGCCCGCGATCCCCGGCGCGGAGCACGCGGAGACGCCGCCCGTCGACGCCGCGCTGCGCGAGCGATTGGTGCTCCTCGGAGTCTCCGACCCGGACATCGACGCGCTGATCGCGGGCTCGTCGCGGACGGTCCCGCTGCGCGCGCCGATCGCCGGGCACGTCACCGCGATCGGCGCGACGCGCGGTGGGTACGCGACCCCGGAGACCGCGCTCTTCGAGATCACGGATCTCTCGCAGGTGCGCGTGGTCGCGTCGGCGAGCGCGAGCGAGCTCGACCTGCGCGACGGTGACGCGCAGTTCGTGTCGCGCGACGGCGGTGACCCGATCGCGCTCGCGCTCGAGCTGATCGAGCCGCGCGTCGAGACGGATACCCGCACCGCGCGCGTTCGATTCCTCGCGCGCAACCCCGACGTCACGCTCCTGCCCGGCGCCATCGGCGAGGTGCGCATCGAGGGAACGACGAGCGAGCAGCTCGTGGTCTCGCGCGATGCGGTGATCGACACCGGCGAGTCCCGCTACGTGTTCGTCGCGCGCGAGGGCGGGCTGTTCGAGCCGCGCCGCGTCGAGCTCGGCGCGCTGATCGGCGAGCACCGCGTGATCACGTCCGGGCTCGAGCCCGGCGAGCGCGTCGTCATCCGAGGCGCGTTCGTGCTCGACTCCGAGAGCCGCCTGCACGCGGCGCTCGCACCGAGCGAGGCCGGCGAATGA
- a CDS encoding efflux RND transporter permease subunit, whose product MIARIIDACAHHRGLVLLAGLALGIAGWVAMQRVPLDAIPDLSDPQVIVFTEWEGRSPTLIEDQITYPIVTALLGAPRVVEVRGQSMFGMSFVYVVFEEGTDPYWARSRVLEQLQSASARLPAGVAPRLGPDASGIGWIYQYALVDTSGTHDLGELRTLQDFSIRYALASVPGVAEVASVGGFLPQYQVTLDPARLRAHGLSVPEVADAIRRSNQDVGGRLLEMSEREYVVRGRGYLQGSEDLERVVVRRSESGAALTVGDLGTVRVGGDLRRGAADWNGEGEVVSGIVVMRQGENALDVIRRVEARIDEIAPSLPDGVELRAVYDRSALIERAIDTLRHALTEEMIVVALVILLFLLHVRSALLPIIALPLAVLIAFIPMALFGMPATIMSLGGIAIAIGATVDAEIVMVEAAHKKLEHAPPDLTPEQRQKLLADAAHEVTPAIFFSLLIVAVSFIPVFGLTGQAGRLFRPLAFTKTCVMLSAALLSITVAPAMRDLLIRGKIRSEEHHPVSRIVRRFYEPFVHVALENPRTTLLIGLFAVLSALPLVPRLGSEFMPPLDEGDLLYMPTTFPGISIEEARRQMQIQDALLREFPEVENVLGKVGRADTPTDPAPLSMAETVVQLKPRSAWRTRYERRWYHGHAPSWMRPALTAIWPEFRTITREELVDEMNARLRLVGWTNAFTQPIRNRIDMLATGIRTPVGIKVHGHDLLEIERAGIAIERVVNQVPGTRSVLFERQQGGVYLDVVPDRDALARYGLTIEDVNEVVERAIGGDEITTTIEGRARFGVSVRYAEDFRSSPEAIADALVPVGEGRHVALREVADVRVEAGPPMVRDESGMLVGYVYVDVDEGRDLGSYVEEARAAVESAIARGAITLPEGGHLRWTGQYELMLETEARMKILIPLALLAVILLLYLQFRDLTEVLIVLLSVPFALVGSVWALWLLDYHLSTAVWVGVIALIGLAAQTGVVMIVYIDQAYEKRLREGRIRTLADIVDAHAEGTIQRVRPKLMTVGTMLVGLVPLLWAEGSGADVMKRIAAPMVGGLITSAFLTLELIPVVYTYWRNEQLVHRRIADAAPEMLLELRKIIVIVQASAALLVASLALRLYVDGYDAALTTAHVAGAGGLVLGAIVYGWARRRALGVISGRAPTDLVGESNV is encoded by the coding sequence ATGATCGCGCGCATCATCGATGCGTGCGCGCACCACCGCGGGCTCGTGCTGCTCGCCGGCCTGGCGCTCGGGATCGCGGGATGGGTCGCGATGCAGCGCGTCCCGCTCGACGCGATCCCGGATCTCTCCGATCCGCAGGTGATCGTCTTCACGGAGTGGGAAGGACGATCGCCCACGCTGATCGAAGATCAGATCACGTATCCGATCGTCACCGCGCTGCTCGGCGCGCCGCGGGTCGTCGAGGTGCGCGGGCAGAGCATGTTCGGGATGTCGTTCGTGTACGTGGTGTTCGAAGAGGGCACCGATCCGTACTGGGCGCGATCACGCGTGCTCGAGCAGCTGCAGAGCGCGAGCGCGCGTCTGCCCGCGGGCGTCGCGCCGCGGCTCGGGCCCGACGCGAGCGGCATCGGGTGGATCTACCAGTACGCGCTCGTCGATACGTCGGGCACCCACGATCTCGGCGAGCTGCGCACGCTGCAGGACTTCTCGATCCGCTACGCGCTCGCGAGCGTTCCGGGCGTGGCCGAGGTCGCGAGCGTCGGCGGGTTCCTGCCGCAGTATCAGGTGACGCTCGACCCCGCGCGGCTGCGTGCGCACGGCTTGTCGGTGCCCGAGGTCGCCGACGCGATCCGCCGCAGCAACCAGGACGTCGGCGGGCGCCTGCTCGAGATGTCGGAGCGCGAGTACGTCGTGCGCGGGCGCGGCTACCTGCAGGGAAGCGAGGACCTCGAGCGCGTCGTGGTGCGTCGCTCCGAGAGCGGCGCCGCGCTCACCGTCGGCGACCTCGGCACCGTGCGCGTCGGCGGCGATCTGCGTCGCGGGGCGGCCGACTGGAACGGCGAGGGCGAGGTCGTCTCGGGCATCGTCGTGATGCGCCAGGGCGAGAACGCGCTCGACGTGATCCGCCGCGTCGAGGCGCGCATCGACGAGATCGCGCCCTCGCTGCCCGACGGTGTCGAGCTGCGCGCGGTCTACGATCGATCGGCGCTGATCGAGCGCGCGATCGACACGCTGCGGCACGCGCTCACGGAGGAGATGATCGTCGTCGCGCTCGTCATCCTCCTCTTCCTGCTGCACGTGCGATCGGCGCTGCTCCCGATCATCGCGCTGCCGCTCGCGGTGCTCATCGCGTTCATCCCGATGGCGCTCTTCGGCATGCCCGCGACGATCATGTCGCTCGGCGGGATCGCCATCGCGATCGGCGCGACGGTCGACGCCGAGATCGTGATGGTCGAGGCCGCGCACAAGAAGCTCGAGCACGCACCGCCCGACCTCACACCGGAGCAGCGGCAGAAGCTGCTCGCCGACGCGGCGCACGAGGTCACGCCCGCGATCTTCTTCTCGCTGCTCATCGTCGCGGTCTCGTTCATCCCGGTGTTCGGCCTCACCGGACAAGCGGGGCGCCTCTTCCGCCCGCTCGCGTTCACCAAGACGTGCGTGATGCTCTCGGCCGCGCTGCTGTCGATCACCGTCGCGCCCGCGATGCGCGATCTGCTCATCCGCGGGAAGATCCGCAGCGAGGAGCACCATCCCGTCTCGCGCATCGTGCGGCGCTTCTACGAGCCCTTCGTGCACGTCGCGCTCGAGAACCCGCGCACCACGCTGCTCATCGGGCTCTTCGCCGTGCTCTCCGCGCTGCCGCTCGTGCCGCGGCTCGGCAGCGAGTTCATGCCGCCGCTCGACGAAGGCGACCTGCTCTACATGCCGACGACGTTCCCCGGCATCTCGATCGAAGAAGCGCGACGGCAGATGCAGATCCAGGACGCACTGCTCCGCGAGTTCCCCGAGGTCGAGAACGTGCTCGGCAAGGTCGGGCGCGCCGACACGCCGACCGATCCCGCGCCGCTCTCGATGGCGGAGACCGTCGTGCAGCTGAAGCCGCGCAGCGCGTGGCGCACGCGCTACGAGCGCCGCTGGTACCACGGGCACGCGCCGTCGTGGATGCGCCCCGCGCTGACCGCGATCTGGCCGGAATTCCGCACGATCACGCGCGAGGAGCTCGTCGACGAGATGAACGCACGGCTGCGTCTCGTGGGCTGGACGAACGCGTTCACCCAGCCGATCCGCAACCGCATCGACATGCTCGCGACCGGCATCCGGACGCCGGTCGGGATCAAGGTGCACGGCCACGACCTGCTCGAGATCGAGCGCGCGGGCATCGCGATCGAGCGCGTCGTCAACCAAGTGCCGGGCACGCGCAGCGTGCTGTTCGAGCGTCAACAAGGCGGCGTGTACCTCGACGTCGTGCCCGATCGCGACGCGCTCGCGCGCTACGGGCTGACGATCGAGGACGTGAACGAGGTCGTCGAGCGCGCGATCGGAGGCGACGAGATCACCACGACGATCGAGGGGCGCGCGCGCTTCGGCGTGAGCGTGCGGTACGCGGAGGACTTCCGCTCGAGCCCCGAGGCGATCGCGGACGCGCTCGTGCCGGTGGGCGAAGGACGTCACGTCGCGCTGCGCGAGGTCGCGGACGTGCGCGTCGAGGCAGGCCCGCCGATGGTGCGCGACGAGAGCGGCATGCTGGTCGGCTACGTCTACGTCGACGTCGACGAAGGGCGTGATCTCGGCAGCTACGTGGAGGAGGCGCGCGCCGCGGTGGAGAGCGCGATCGCGCGCGGTGCGATCACGCTGCCGGAAGGCGGGCACCTGCGCTGGACGGGCCAGTACGAGCTGATGCTCGAGACCGAGGCGCGCATGAAGATCCTGATCCCGCTCGCGCTCCTCGCGGTGATCCTGCTGCTCTATCTGCAGTTCCGCGATCTCACGGAGGTCCTGATCGTCTTGCTCAGCGTGCCGTTCGCGCTCGTGGGCAGCGTGTGGGCGCTCTGGCTGCTCGACTATCACCTGTCGACCGCGGTCTGGGTCGGCGTGATCGCCCTGATCGGCCTCGCGGCGCAGACCGGCGTCGTGATGATCGTCTACATCGATCAAGCGTACGAGAAGCGGCTGCGCGAAGGACGCATCCGCACGCTCGCCGACATCGTCGACGCGCACGCCGAGGGCACCATCCAGCGCGTGCGGCCGAAGCTGATGACGGTCGGCACGATGCTCGTCGGGCTCGTGCCGCTGCTCTGGGCCGAGGGCTCGGGCGCCGACGTGATGAAGCGCATCGCCGCGCCGATGGTCGGCGGATTGATCACGAGCGCGTTCCTCACGCTCGAGCTCATCCCGGTCGTCTACACGTACTGGCGCAACGAGCAGCTCGTGCACCGTCGCATCGCGGACGCCGCGCCCGAGATGCTGCTCGAGCTGCGGAAGATCATCGTGATCGTCCAGGCATCGGCGGCGCTGCTCGTGGCCTCGCTCGCGCTGCGGCTCTACGTCGACGGCTACGACGCTGCGCTGACCACGGCGCACGTGGCGGGCGCGGGAGGACTCGTGCTCGGCGCGATCGTGTATGGATGGGCGCGCCGCCGCGCGCTCGGTGTGATCTCGGGCCGCGCGCCCACGGACCTGGTAGGAGAGTCGAATGTCTGA
- a CDS encoding cupredoxin domain-containing protein, with product MSDARRVFVVIGIALASACGSSAATPPNPDGRPEIAVRVGAEGYDPAEVTAAAGAPVRLVFTRTTDEGCGQQLVFPSLDIRRDLPLNEPVAVDLTMPADGRVRFTCGMDMYDGALVAR from the coding sequence ATGTCTGATGCTCGTCGTGTCTTCGTCGTGATCGGGATCGCGCTCGCGAGCGCGTGTGGATCGAGCGCGGCGACGCCGCCGAACCCCGATGGGCGCCCCGAGATCGCGGTGCGCGTCGGCGCGGAGGGGTACGATCCCGCCGAGGTCACCGCGGCCGCCGGGGCCCCGGTGCGCCTGGTGTTCACGCGCACGACCGACGAGGGCTGCGGTCAGCAGCTCGTGTTCCCGTCGCTCGACATCCGCCGCGATCTGCCGCTGAACGAGCCCGTCGCCGTCGATCTCACGATGCCCGCCGATGGCCGCGTGCGCTTCACGTGCGGCATGGACATGTACGACGGCGCGCTGGTCGCTCGGTGA
- a CDS encoding histidine phosphatase family protein encodes MTSLVVIRHAPTHASGRCIGRTEVDVELAHVDAARVIVERIAGHGVHAVWSSPLSRCAVPASIVARTLGVPHRVDTRLLEIDHGSFDGRAWDEIDPGALERWMRAWEHEGAPGGESARDVEARVRAWWDELEHDALLVAHAGVARALRVIVDGTAWTDAMSLAITHLAVDAVHRRR; translated from the coding sequence ATGACGTCGCTCGTCGTCATCCGACACGCGCCGACGCATGCGAGCGGGCGCTGCATCGGACGCACCGAGGTCGACGTCGAGCTCGCGCACGTCGACGCGGCTCGCGTGATCGTCGAGCGCATCGCGGGGCACGGTGTGCACGCCGTGTGGTCGTCTCCGCTCTCGCGATGCGCCGTTCCTGCGTCGATCGTCGCGCGGACGCTCGGCGTGCCCCATCGCGTCGACACGCGCTTGCTCGAGATCGATCACGGCTCGTTCGACGGTCGTGCGTGGGACGAGATCGATCCTGGTGCGCTCGAGCGGTGGATGCGCGCGTGGGAGCACGAAGGCGCGCCCGGCGGCGAGAGCGCGCGCGACGTCGAGGCGAGAGTGCGCGCGTGGTGGGACGAGCTCGAGCACGACGCGCTGCTCGTCGCCCACGCCGGCGTCGCGCGCGCGCTGCGCGTGATCGTGGACGGCACCGCGTGGACGGATGCGATGTCGCTCGCGATCACGCACCTCGCGGTCGACGCGGTGCATCGCCGCCGGTGA
- a CDS encoding adenosylcobinamide-GDP ribazoletransferase codes for MTVPWIRGARAAFVFLTRIPVGGFPYTKDDFRWAGAYFPLVGAVLGAIAGVVMLALLPAGAMAAAICCVALSMMLTGAFHEDGLADTADALGGAYDREKLFVILKDSRVGSFGAAALFVVLALRVALLARLEHEALLACVLSACIARTPPVWMMAALPYVTNDEHSKSRHLTRGGPRQAWVATFLTAIVIASAMACGLSAVRVAVVLVALAVAAAICTWRFIVRAGGITGDFLGATEQVGECVVLLALAMTAGA; via the coding sequence ATGACGGTTCCGTGGATCCGCGGCGCGCGCGCCGCGTTCGTGTTCCTCACGCGCATCCCGGTCGGCGGCTTTCCGTATACGAAAGACGACTTTCGCTGGGCGGGCGCGTACTTCCCGCTCGTCGGCGCCGTGCTCGGCGCGATCGCGGGCGTGGTGATGCTCGCGCTGCTTCCTGCGGGCGCGATGGCGGCTGCGATCTGCTGCGTCGCGCTCTCGATGATGCTGACCGGCGCGTTCCACGAGGATGGGCTGGCGGACACGGCCGATGCGCTCGGCGGTGCGTACGATCGCGAGAAGCTCTTCGTGATCCTCAAGGACAGCCGCGTCGGGAGCTTCGGCGCGGCGGCGCTCTTCGTGGTGCTCGCGCTGCGCGTCGCGCTGCTCGCGCGGCTCGAGCACGAGGCGCTGCTCGCTTGTGTGCTCTCGGCATGCATCGCGCGGACGCCGCCGGTGTGGATGATGGCCGCGCTGCCCTACGTGACGAACGACGAGCACAGCAAGAGCCGTCATCTCACGCGCGGCGGGCCGCGTCAGGCGTGGGTCGCGACGTTCCTCACGGCGATCGTGATCGCGAGCGCGATGGCATGCGGCCTGAGCGCGGTGCGCGTGGCCGTGGTGCTCGTCGCGCTCGCGGTCGCGGCTGCGATCTGCACCTGGCGATTCATCGTGCGTGCGGGCGGGATCACCGGTGACTTCCTCGGCGCGACCGAGCAAGTCGGCGAGTGCGTCGTGCTGCTCGCGCTCGCGATGACGGCCGGAGCATGA
- the cobT gene encoding nicotinate-nucleotide--dimethylbenzimidazole phosphoribosyltransferase encodes MTLPALDHDATARARDRQASLTKPRGSLGALEDVVATMAAIQGRVRPRSRPATALIAASDHAVTKHGVSAYPAEVTRAMIDNLARGGAAASVMCASLGVPLVVLDVGVAAPRVPPQRDGRRVIRDDVADVALGDLREARAVSPDDAQRVRRAAVDAVSAIDELAVLVLGEIGIGNTTAAAAVVSALLDIPAERTVGPGTGLDGEGIARKRAVVSDAVAALGGDRDPWSVLARVGGRDLLAMAAAAHAAMQRRAVVLADGYVVAASLLALSRVVPDLGARVIFGHCSAEPAHRLVLDALGARPLLDLGMRLGEASGALAALPLLDLACALHEGMATFAEAAVPDRE; translated from the coding sequence GTGACGCTCCCGGCGCTCGATCACGACGCCACGGCGCGTGCGCGCGATCGTCAAGCGAGCTTGACCAAACCGCGCGGCAGCCTCGGCGCGCTCGAGGACGTGGTCGCGACGATGGCGGCGATCCAAGGCCGCGTCCGGCCGCGCAGCCGACCCGCGACGGCGCTGATCGCGGCGAGCGATCACGCGGTCACGAAGCATGGCGTCTCGGCGTATCCGGCCGAGGTGACGCGCGCGATGATCGACAACCTCGCGCGGGGTGGGGCGGCGGCGAGCGTGATGTGCGCGTCGCTCGGAGTGCCGCTGGTCGTGCTCGACGTCGGTGTCGCGGCTCCGCGTGTTCCTCCGCAGCGCGACGGCCGTCGCGTGATCCGCGACGACGTCGCGGACGTGGCCCTCGGCGATCTGCGCGAGGCGCGCGCGGTGTCGCCCGATGACGCGCAGCGCGTGCGGCGTGCCGCGGTCGACGCCGTGAGCGCGATCGACGAGCTCGCGGTGCTGGTGCTCGGCGAGATCGGGATCGGCAACACGACGGCCGCAGCCGCGGTCGTGTCGGCGCTGCTCGATATCCCGGCCGAGCGCACCGTCGGGCCGGGCACGGGCCTCGATGGCGAAGGAATCGCGCGCAAGCGCGCCGTGGTGAGCGATGCCGTCGCGGCGCTCGGCGGCGATCGCGATCCGTGGTCGGTGCTCGCGCGTGTCGGTGGCCGGGATCTGCTCGCGATGGCGGCCGCGGCGCACGCGGCGATGCAGCGCCGCGCGGTGGTGCTCGCCGACGGGTACGTCGTCGCGGCATCGCTGCTCGCGCTCTCGCGCGTCGTGCCGGATCTCGGCGCGCGCGTGATCTTCGGACACTGCTCGGCGGAGCCGGCGCATCGGCTGGTGCTCGACGCGCTCGGCGCGCGTCCGCTGCTCGATCTCGGGATGCGGCTCGGCGAAGCGAGCGGCGCGCTCGCCGCGCTCCCGCTGCTCGATCTCGCGTGCGCGCTCCACGAAGGAATGGCGACGTTCGCGGAGGCGGCGGTGCCGGATCGCGAATGA
- a CDS encoding LIC_13355 family lipoprotein produces the protein MLLVGCGESATQDVDAGIVRDDAAAPLPDEAVLADEIVDAPGATGEGFGDPDKAINGVRGGGPTQGSFDVYSLDYATRTHLVLGWSGAVIADGPGADLVVFENGFRAAGASGNFMDPIIVSVSRDGETWVDLPHDYAAEDPTRYSIAPEDWVGFAGITPVLLNVETNDVDPFDPIAAGGDAFDLSSLPDEGEGASIRREGARYVRLESAAMRVNPETGRNYPRDPTSNGSDIDGVYARYVVTR, from the coding sequence GTGTTGCTCGTCGGGTGCGGCGAAAGCGCGACGCAGGATGTCGATGCGGGGATCGTTCGCGACGATGCCGCGGCGCCGCTTCCCGACGAAGCGGTGCTCGCGGACGAGATCGTCGACGCGCCGGGCGCGACCGGCGAGGGGTTCGGCGATCCCGACAAGGCGATCAACGGCGTGCGCGGCGGCGGACCGACGCAGGGCTCGTTCGACGTGTACTCGCTCGACTACGCGACGCGCACGCACCTCGTGCTCGGCTGGAGCGGCGCGGTGATCGCCGACGGACCGGGCGCGGATCTCGTCGTCTTCGAGAACGGGTTCCGCGCCGCGGGCGCGAGCGGGAACTTCATGGACCCGATCATCGTGTCGGTGTCGCGCGACGGAGAGACGTGGGTCGATCTCCCGCACGACTACGCGGCCGAAGATCCGACGAGGTACTCGATCGCGCCGGAGGACTGGGTCGGGTTCGCGGGGATCACGCCGGTGTTGCTGAACGTCGAGACGAACGACGTGGATCCCTTCGATCCCATCGCGGCGGGCGGCGACGCGTTCGATCTCTCGTCGCTGCCCGACGAAGGCGAGGGCGCGTCGATTCGTCGCGAGGGCGCGCGCTACGTGCGGCTCGAGAGCGCGGCGATGCGCGTGAACCCCGAGACCGGACGCAACTATCCGCGCGACCCGACCAGCAACGGCTCGGACATCGACGGCGTGTACGCGCGCTACGTGGTGACGCGGTGA
- a CDS encoding glycosyltransferase family 2 protein, producing MIVDVVIPALDEERALPLVLAEIPRDVVRRVVVCDNGSRDRTADIAREGGAIVVHEPRRGYGSACLRALAEIASEPPDVVVFLDGDRSDHPSEITRLLEAISSGADLVIGSRVLGRRERGSLTPQQIAGNAVACVALRLLYGARYTDLGPFRAIRWSALQKLDMGDPDYGWTVEMQIKAARRGLRHAEVPVSYRRRVGVSKVSGTVRGTVMASITILRWLARHAH from the coding sequence ATGATCGTCGACGTCGTCATTCCCGCGCTCGACGAAGAGCGTGCGCTGCCGCTGGTGCTCGCGGAGATCCCACGCGACGTCGTGAGGCGCGTCGTCGTGTGCGACAACGGCTCGCGCGATCGCACCGCCGATATCGCGCGCGAAGGCGGCGCGATCGTGGTGCACGAGCCGCGGCGCGGATACGGCTCGGCGTGCCTGCGCGCGCTCGCCGAGATCGCGTCGGAGCCGCCCGACGTGGTCGTGTTCCTCGATGGCGATCGCAGCGATCATCCGAGCGAGATCACACGCCTGCTCGAGGCGATCTCGAGCGGCGCCGACCTCGTGATCGGCTCGCGCGTGCTCGGACGGCGCGAGCGCGGCTCGCTCACGCCGCAGCAGATCGCGGGCAACGCCGTCGCGTGCGTCGCGCTGCGTCTGCTCTACGGCGCGCGCTACACCGATCTCGGTCCGTTCCGCGCGATTCGCTGGAGCGCGCTGCAGAAGCTCGACATGGGCGATCCCGACTACGGCTGGACGGTCGAGATGCAGATCAAAGCGGCGCGACGCGGGCTGCGACACGCCGAAGTGCCAGTCTCCTATCGACGTCGCGTCGGAGTCTCGAAGGTGAGCGGCACGGTACGAGGCACCGTGATGGCGTCGATCACGATCCTCCGCTGGCTCGCACGACACGCGCACTGA
- a CDS encoding rhodanese-like domain-containing protein, protein MTRRVAILAAALVVMLAAGVALIPGCGLDVVHAVLVSQHPRVRWISTEELARELESESPPLVIDVRSDDEIAVSTIPGAQSMRELPTDRDVVVYCSVGARSAVVAERFPNARNLRGGIFAWANESRPLVRDGARTNEVHPYDSLWRMLLSARVVRASGGS, encoded by the coding sequence ATGACTCGGCGCGTCGCGATTCTCGCCGCCGCGCTCGTCGTGATGCTCGCGGCGGGTGTGGCGTTGATCCCCGGGTGCGGGCTCGACGTGGTGCATGCGGTGCTGGTTTCGCAGCATCCTCGCGTGCGCTGGATCTCGACCGAGGAGCTCGCGCGTGAGCTCGAATCGGAGTCTCCGCCGCTCGTGATCGACGTGCGCAGCGACGATGAGATCGCGGTGAGCACGATTCCCGGTGCGCAGTCGATGCGCGAGCTGCCGACCGATCGCGACGTCGTCGTGTACTGCTCGGTCGGAGCGCGTAGCGCCGTCGTGGCGGAGCGATTTCCGAACGCGCGCAACCTGCGCGGCGGGATCTTCGCCTGGGCGAACGAGTCGCGTCCCCTCGTGCGCGACGGAGCGCGCACGAACGAAGTGCATCCGTACGACTCGCTCTGGAGGATGCTGCTCAGTGCGCGTGTCGTGCGAGCCAGCGGAGGATCGTGA
- a CDS encoding DUF6789 family protein: MSSPLGSVVRGLAAGILGSAAQDVFFALTSRIAPKPPEGVFVPPEPEQLEESAPETVARRAAALLQRPLPVDKARAGHAVHYAFGGAWGAAYGATAATFPKASGPIGGAAFGMLVWVASNDLLLPAFKLAAWPTHYPVRSHLYAIAAHLAYGAVMGAALDKLTPKKPAANLIVHASERPPEPVHMRTHAPDMLEAGAGI, encoded by the coding sequence ATGTCGAGCCCGCTCGGATCGGTGGTACGAGGCCTCGCGGCCGGAATCCTCGGCAGCGCCGCCCAGGACGTCTTCTTCGCGCTCACCTCGCGGATCGCGCCGAAGCCGCCCGAAGGTGTCTTCGTGCCGCCCGAGCCCGAGCAGCTCGAAGAGAGCGCGCCCGAGACGGTCGCGAGGCGCGCCGCCGCGCTGCTGCAGCGCCCGCTGCCGGTCGACAAAGCGCGCGCCGGGCACGCGGTGCACTACGCGTTCGGCGGCGCATGGGGCGCGGCGTATGGCGCGACGGCCGCGACCTTTCCGAAGGCGTCCGGCCCGATCGGCGGCGCAGCGTTCGGCATGCTGGTGTGGGTCGCGAGCAACGACCTGCTGCTCCCCGCGTTCAAGCTCGCGGCGTGGCCGACGCACTACCCGGTGCGCTCGCACCTGTACGCGATCGCGGCGCACCTCGCGTACGGCGCGGTGATGGGCGCAGCGCTCGACAAGCTCACGCCGAAGAAGCCGGCGGCCAATCTGATCGTGCACGCATCCGAGAGACCGCCCGAGCCGGTGCACATGCGAACGCACGCGCCGGACATGTTGGAGGCGGGCGCGGGGATCTGA
- a CDS encoding 4'-phosphopantetheinyl transferase family protein has protein sequence MVPSERVTELFADDVLVVSAHVSDVALAAITPREAELVARAVDKRKREFATARVLARAALARFGLPDYELLNAPDRAPIWPAHITGSISHCDTRAVVAVGDRASVGTIGIDVEHRDELKRELWKTVFLRDEIDALDAQFASDVRGKMALALFSAKEALYKAQYPRSTQFMGFHELRVEMIAETETRGRLECVFQNDVGPFTKGFVAPGRYRLDAFPAGEVITAVRIEP, from the coding sequence ATGGTGCCCTCGGAGCGCGTGACCGAGCTCTTCGCGGACGACGTGCTCGTCGTGAGCGCGCACGTGAGCGACGTCGCGCTCGCTGCGATCACGCCGCGCGAGGCCGAGCTCGTCGCGCGCGCGGTCGACAAGCGCAAGCGCGAGTTCGCGACGGCGCGGGTGTTGGCGCGCGCGGCGCTCGCGCGCTTCGGACTGCCCGACTACGAGCTGCTCAACGCGCCGGATCGCGCGCCGATCTGGCCTGCGCACATCACCGGGAGCATCTCGCACTGCGACACGCGCGCGGTCGTCGCGGTCGGTGATCGCGCGAGCGTCGGCACGATCGGCATCGACGTCGAGCACCGCGACGAGCTCAAGCGCGAGCTCTGGAAGACGGTGTTCCTGCGCGACGAGATCGACGCGCTCGACGCGCAGTTCGCGAGCGACGTGCGCGGCAAGATGGCGCTCGCGCTCTTCTCCGCGAAAGAAGCGCTCTACAAAGCGCAATATCCGCGCTCGACGCAGTTCATGGGATTCCACGAATTGCGCGTCGAGATGATCGCGGAGACGGAGACGCGCGGTCGCCTCGAGTGCGTGTTCCAGAACGACGTCGGCCCGTTCACGAAGGGGTTCGTCGCGCCGGGTCGATATCGGCTCGATGCGTTCCCTGCGGGCGAAGTGATCACCGCAGTTCGCATCGAGCCGTGA